The DNA region CATGGAACATGCAACAATGATCAACCTTGAGAGCCAACCCCTTCAATGACACAAGGAATTAGACTGGTGAAGCTTGGCATCCTTACCGACATTCACGAGCACATCGGACCGCTGGATGCCGCACTTGCGCACTCTAGCTCTGAGAATGTCGATCAGGTGATCGTGATCGGTGACCTTTTCGAAACCGGCGAGCAAATCGAGGAAACATGCCAACGGTTGGCCGATGCCAAGGTGGTCGGCGTCTGGGACAATCATGATTACGGGCTCTGCCGAGAAGTCGATGACGAGACGCTCGCAAGTTACAGCGATACCGTCCTCAACTTCATGGGCTCGCTACAACCCTGACTCGATATCGGTGATTGCTATTTTATGCACAGCGAGGCCGATTCTGGAAGCGTATGCGCACGATCATCGTCGGCTCGCGGAGCAGGCGGATCGAATTCGAGCATCTCGTCCGTGATCTTGCCATCGATCGTTGGATCGAAGTTTGTCGTCCGCTCGATGCGAATGTCGTCCGATTTGATCCGCTCGTCAATCCGTCGTACGAGATAGGACTGCTTATCGATCCATAGTGTGACTTGCTCGTCGCGGAAGCTGTACTCCAAACGAAAGCACTCAGCACTCTGAAGGCTGCCATCTTCGATCTGTCTCGGGTCGATGAGGTCCAAGTCAACCCAACCGTCAAGGTTTTTTGGCATGAGCATCGCCGGAATTCGGCCGACATCTCCCCCTGTGAATCCAATCGCTTGAGCCATGGCGAGTTCCAGTGACTCCGGTTTTTGGTTTCCCGGTTCAATGTCCCATGAGGCTTGA from Novipirellula artificiosorum includes:
- a CDS encoding metallophosphoesterase family protein, which gives rise to MKLGILTDIHEHIGPLDAALAHSSSENVDQVIVIGDLFETGEQIEETCQRLADAKVVGVWDNHDYGLCREVDDETLASYSDTVLNFMGSLQP